From Corynebacterium pseudotuberculosis:
GATTTTGTCAGCTATATTGCCAATTCACCGAGTTCTTTCCATGCAGCGCAGCAAGGCGCGGCAATGCTCAAAGAAGCCGGCTTTGAACAAGTAGAAGAGACTCAAGCTTGGGATGCCTCGCCTGGCGGACACTACCTCATCCGCGGTGGAGCACTCATGGCATGGTTTGTACCAGAAGGCGCCTCCAAAAAATCCGGTTTCCGAATCATCGGCGCGCATACAGACTCGCCCGGTTTTAAGCTCAAATTATCTCCCGATTTTCAATCGGCAGGTTGGCAACAAGCGGCTGTTGAAGTCTACGGTGGGCCAATTCTAGCTTCCTGGCTTGACCGAGAACTTGTCCTTGCCGGTAAGTTAGGGCTTATCGACGGCACCACCCGGCTCGTAAGCACCCCACCTGTTTTAAGAATCCCCAGTTTGGCGATTCACCTAGATAGGGAGGCTAATAAAGCCCTGACGCTTGATAGGCAGCGTCATATGCAACCTGTTTTTTCGTGTGGACATCCAGATCTTAGTATCTTGGACGTGCTGGCAAAGGCAGCCGATGTAAAAGCAGAGGACATTATTTCCCACGACCTCATCACGGCAGATGCTCAACCTGGTGAAATTTTTGGAGCAACAAACGATTTTCTGTCCAGTGGAAGACTGGACAACCTCTCTAGCCTTTACCCTGGACTTCGCGCTTTGATTGAGGCTTCACAAGACGTGGTTGTCAATAAGAAGGGAAGCCCAGATATCCTCTTGCTCGCAGCTTTTGACCACGAAGAGGTCGGTAGTGCAACTGTCACTGGTGCTGCGGGGCCGATATTAGAAGACGTAATTTACCGCACCGCAACAGCGCTAGGGGCGGACAATGAGGACATTCGTCGAATGATTGCTGCGTCAACATGCGTCTCTGCAGATGCAGCTCACTCTATACACCCCAATTATCCAGAACGGCACGACTCTACCAATTTCCCGGTGTTAGGCTCTGGTCCGGCTTTAAAAATTAATGCGAACCAAAGATACGCATCTAATACAGAAACCGAAGCTCTATGGATTCAAGCTTGTCTGCGCGCTGGTTTTTCGTCGCAAGTGTTCGTTGGTAATAACGCTGTTCCTTGTGGCTCTACGATAGGACCAATTACGGCGACCCGGCTCGGGATTCCAACAGTCGACGTAGGGATTCCGTTGCTCTCCATGCACTCAGCTCGTGAGTTAGCTAGTATCTCCGATATTCATATGCTAATGCAGGCATTGCACAGCTATCTGGTAGGTTAATCGCTCATGGCAAACTCCGGTCCTTTCCAATCTGGTGATCGCGTCCAGCTCACCGATCCCAAGCGTCGACATGCAACAATCGTTCTTAATACCGGCGAAAAATATTTCACGCATAAAGGCGCTATTAATCACGATGACATCATCGGCGCACAAGAAGGAACTATCGTAAAATCGGAGCAAGGATACGAGTACCTTTGTTTCCGGCACCTTATGGTGGATCATGTGCTGTCTATGCCTCGCGGCGCTGCCGTCATCTATCCCAAGGATTCAGCACAAATCCTGGTTGAAGGTGATATCTTTCCAGGCGCAAGAGTCCTAGAAGCGGGTGCTGGTTCTGGCGCACTATCTATGGCACTTCTCCGCGCAGTAGGAGAAAAAGGTACGGTTTTCTCCTACGAAATCCGCGAAGATCATCTGGAATATGCAGAAAACAATGTCGATGAGTTCTTCGGAGGTCGCCCGGCCACCTGGCAACCTCGACTAGGAGATTTCAGCGCTATCACCACAGAAGAACTCGGAGGCCCTGTCGACCGTATTATTCTGGATATGCTTGCTCCCTGGGAATGCTTAGAGACAGCTTCAAAGCTTCTTATCCCTGGTGGAGTATTTATGACCTATGTGGCAACAGTCCCACAATTAATGAAGGTCATGGAGGGGATCAGAGAACAAAAGTGTTTCACAGAACCTCGCGCCTGGGAATCTCTTGTACGCGACTGGCGTGTTGAGGGGCTAGCCACCCGGCCGGAACACCGTATGAACGCTCACACTGCATTCCTAGTGTGGACTCGCAGGCTTGCCGACGGCGTCACCCCGCCGCGTCCTCAGCGCCGTGCCCGGAAATAATTTTGGGCTAAGCCAAACTAATTATTTGTTTGAGCTGCTTCTCATGGATTAGCCATCTTTAGTGGTGATGTTCAGAAAGGTGCAGCTTTTATGTTCAGAGGTTTCTGCTGGTAATAGCATTGGAATGCTTTGTGATAAACACTAAAATCAACCCCGCCTCCTCACAGCGTCCGTTGGTTAGTAAGGTAAGCGTCATGCATTCAGCTCAAGGGAACGCTCGCACAGAGGAATTAAACGATCAGCTGCACAATGTTGAGGAACTCAAGGTCGCGCTCCGACGACAGAAAAAAACAGCAGATGATTTAAGTGCTCGAAATGCTAAATTAGCCGAGTTACTCAAGGCGTCTCGCAATAAACTTATGCTGTTAAATGAGCAGATTGAGGATTTGGCCACTCCGCCGTCTACGTATGGCACATTCTTGGAGCTTTCTTCAGACAAAAAGACAGCAGAAGTGTTTACAGCATCACGTAAGATGCGGCTGCAGATTTCTCCGCTTGTTAATAAGTCCAAGCTGGTGCCTGGTGTACAAGTACGTCTGGGGGAGGCCAGTCACGTTGTAGAAGTCTGTGACTTCGATTCAACGGGTTCCCTGGCCACCCTCGTAGAGATGATAGGGTCAAACCGAGCACTGGTCGCAGACTACAACGGCGAAGAACATATAGTGCGGTTAGCGGCTCCTTTACTAGAAACCTTTTGCAGACAGCCGCGCGCAGGCGATACTCTTTTGGTCGATTCTCGCGCGGGTTACGCCTATGAGGTAATCCCCAAAACTGAGGTCAGCAAATTAGCCCTTGAAGAAGTCCCAGATGTTACCTACGCCGATATCGGTGGACTTGATGATCAAATCGAGCAAATCCACGATGCCGTGGAGCTTCCTTTTGCACACCCAGATCTCTACCGAGCCTACAACCTTCATCCGCCGAAAGGCGTGTTGCTTTATGGCCCTCCCGGCTGTGGAAAAACTTTGATTGCCAAGGCCGTCGCGCACTCGTTAGCGCAACGCATAGGGGAGGGGAACCAAAGCTACTTTATTAACGTCAAAGGGCCAGAACTTTTAAATAAATATGTAGGTGAGACCGAACGCCGTATTCGCCTCATCTTCGAACGCGCCCGCGAGTTAGCAGAAGAGGGACGCCCTGTCATCATTTTCTTTGATGAGATGGAGTCTATCTTTAGAACTCGTGGCTCAGGGGTGAGCTCGGATATGGAAACCACCGTTGTCCCTCAGCTGCTCACAGAACTCGATGGCGTGGAAAGTTTAAGCAATGTCATTGTCATTGGCGCCACTAATCGTGAAGAACTGATTGATCCCGCTATTCTTCGCCCTGGCCGGTTAGACGTGAAAATTCGAGTCCAAAGACCCTGTAAAAAGGCTGCTCAAGATATATTCTTTAGACATCTCACAAAAGATATTCCGGTTACAGAACCAATCAGCAATCTTATCCAAACCACAGTGGACTACCTTTTTGCGGATAAACCCTACGTAGAACTAACGCTTGTTGATGGCACCACAGAAATTCTGCATTATCGGGATTTCGTCTCCGGCGCCATGATTGCCAATATCGTCGACCGGGCCAAAAAGTATGCGATCAAAGAACACATCGCCGGACATGGACGAGGAATCGCTCCTGCTCATTTACTCGCTGCGGTAGATGCAGAGAACAGAGAAAGCGAAGATCTGCCTAACACTGCCAATCCAGACGAGTGGAGCCGGATAACCGGTAGACAAGGCATCCGAGTATCTCATGCTAGGGTTTTAGGAGGACACCAGTGAGTTTCATCGGAACTGAAACTGAGTATGGCATAGCAACGCCGTCGGATACCGCGTTAAGCCCCATAGTCACGTCCACCCACGCGGTCGTAGCCTTCAGTATGGGGGACCGCTGCTCTAACGGTGCACGCTGGAATTTTGCAGACGAACACCCGCTAAGAGACTCTCGTGGTTTTGACCTGAGAAGGTACCACAGCATCCCGATCATCGATCCTAATGCTATCGGTGTAGCCAATACCGTGTTAACCAACGGCGGACGATTTTATGTTGATCACGCGCACCCTGAGTACTCGTCTCCTGAGACTACAAACGCATATGATGCCATGCTTTACGACGTCGCCGGAGACCTCATACTCAACCGTGCTGTCGAACTCGTTGCAGAACAAACCGCAATGGGAAAATCCATACTCGAGCATCATGATCCTTGCCCACCTCTTAAAATTTATAAAAATAATGTCGATGGAAAAGGCGCAAGCTACGGCAGCCATGAAAACTACATGTACCATCGCACAACAGACTTCAATCTATTAGCTCAATCCCTTATCCCGTTTTTCGTAGCTCGACAAGTAGTCGTAGGAGCAGGACGCGTGGGGCTAGGACAGTTAGGGGAAAAACCTGGCTTCCAGATCTCACAACGCGCAGATTACATCGAGCAAGAGATTTCCCTTGAGACAACGCTCAACCGCGGAATCATCAATACCCGCGACGAGCCTCATGCCAATGCAGAAAACTATGGCAGGCTACACGTGATCATCGGAGACGCAAATATGTCTCACACCTCGATCTTTCTCAAACTAGGAATGACATCTTTAGTAATTGATGCCATAGAAAAAGGGGTTGACTTCAGCGATCTGAAACTAAGTAATGCTGTTGCTGAGGTAAGCGCAGTTTCCCGCGACCTAGAGCTAACACATTGTCTGACGTTATCCGATGGTCGAAAACTCACTGCCCTTGAGTTGCTAACTCATTATCGGGAAAGGCTTAATGCCACCACTGACATGCAAAAACGAGTACTCGACGCATGGGATGAAGTCATAGAGGCACTACGAAAGGGACCGGAACACGCCTCACGCTTACTCGATTGGTGCGCCAAACTTACGCTTATCCGATCATATGTAGCCCGTGGAGTCTCCATTGCAGACGCCAAGATAAAACTGATTGATCTGCAGTATTCTGATATCGATCCAGCCAAGAGCCTCTTCTATGCCTTGGTACGCAAGGGAAGAATGCGCACCCTTGCCACCCCAGAAGAAATCGCGCATGCAGCGTGGAAGAGCCCCCTAGATTCTCGCGCCTACTTCCGAGGCCGAATAATTGAATCATTGCCTGGACGAATAGTGGCGGCTAATTGGGAAAGCATCATCATTGCCGATAAAACCTCTCACCTTAAAATCAATCTTCCGCGACTTGATACTCTCTGTTTTTCTTCTTCCGAAAAAATTTTTGAAAACTTCAACGGTGATACTGATGATCTCATCAAAAGTATCAGCGATCTTGCCACAGTAGAAAGATTGCTACCACACTCAGAATAAACCACATCTCTATTCCATACGCGTAAGATCACGTTACGTTAGCCTAAGCTGTATTGAACGCAGCCTATCGATATTGAGGATCAAGGAGATTTCTCTCGCTCATGAACTCCCAACAAAAAAACATTAACGCTGGCGGCCCCAACGCTGATGACGATTCTTTGGACCACGCACTCGGCACTGCCCAAGCTCAGATTTCAGCAACAGGCGTCGATGACCTCTTAGATGAAATAGATGGTCTTTTAGAAAACAATGCCGAGGAGTTCGTTCGTTCTTACGTTCAGAAGGGCGGGCAGTAATACCGTGTTGTCGCCGCAGCCCAACTCAGTAGCACCACACGCGGCTTTTACCAGGCGAATCACTGGGATTGAGACTGAGTACGGTATAACATGCGTATCGGAGGGCGGCAGCCGTCGCTTAAACGCCGATGAAATTGCTCGATACATGTTCCGGCCGGTAGTAGAGCGTTGGTCCAGCTCGAACGTCTTTGTTCCTAATGGTTCTCGCCTTTATCTCGATGTAGGTTCTCACCCAGAGTATGCTTCCGCAGAATGTGACTCGCTAACGCAACTGGTTGCTTATGATCGCGCCGGGGATGCCATTGTGGATGAGCTTGCCATTACCGCAGAAAAAAACTTGGCAGCTGAGGGCATCGGCGGCGATGTTTATCTCTTCAAAAATAACCTTGACTCTTTTGGCAATTCCTATGGCTGCCATGAAAACTACTTGGTAGGCAGGGACGTAGTCCTGAAGACTTTGGGCAAACAACTCTTACCTTTTTTGATCACTCGCCAGCTCATATGCGGATCTGGTTCCATTCAAAATGGAGAGTTTCACATTTCTCAGCGTGCCGACCACGTATGGGAAGGCGTATCCAGCGCGACCACACGCTCCAGGCCTATCATTAACACCCGAGACGAGCCGCACGCAGATTCTCATCGATTCCGACGATTACACGTCATCGTCGGTGATTCCTCTATGTCCGAGGTAACTTGCGCTCTTAAGATCGGTTCTACCCAACTGGTTCTAGAGATGATCGAGGCTGGTTTTACTCTTGAAGACTTAGAACTCGAGAATGAAATTGCAGCTATTAGAGATGTATCTCGGGATACGACTGGACGGACGCCCATCCAGCTCAAAAATGGATCATGGCAAGAAGCTATATCTATCCAGCGAAGCTATGCGGAAGCAGCGCGGCGATGGCTCAAAATCCGGAAAGAAAGCGGCGGAACCAGCAACGCCGTTATGTCAGACATAGTAAATCTATGGTTGAAGGTAACAACGGCAATCGAATCAGGTGATCTGAGCACAATAGAGCGTGATATCGATTGGGTAATAAAACTCAGTCTGCTGCACAAGTTCCAGACTCGGCTAGGACTGGAAACACATGATTTCCACCACTCTAAACTCGCTCAAGTAGATTTGGCGTATCATGATATCCGTCCAGGTCGTGGCCTTTTTCGCGTGTTGGAGGCTAAAGGCCTAGTCAATCGGTGGATCACCGACCAAGATATTCACGATGCGGTAAACAATGCCCCAAACACCACGCGGGCGGCACTGCGCGGCCAATTCTTGAGCGCAGCTTCGCGCCTGGGTGCTCCTATTTCTACGGATTGGTTAAGGCTCAAAGTCAATCGACCAGAGCCTCAGATCGTAGAGCTTTCAGATCCGTTTTCTGCGATTGACAACCGCGTAGAAGAACTTATCTCTTACATGGAACAACATGCGGATATTTATGCGAAGGAAGGCGATCACGAGTGAAAAAAGACACTGTCATGGAACGAATTGTCAATGTTACTTTCGCTTTCCTTAATGCAGAAAGCCGTGGTCACCACTATCTCACCGCAGAATGGATTATTGAAAATGTTGCGGGATACAAGAAGAATCCAGAAACAGGGGAAACCCGTTCTTACGAGGCAGCGCATCAATTATTCAAACGAGACCGCACGGCGTTAATACGCGCGGGGGTTCCCATTGAAACGGTAGCGACTAATTCACACACTGCTTACCGACTTCAGGTGGAAGAATATCCATTGAAAAAAGTTAATTTTACGCCGGAAGAAGCAACAGTCCTCGCGCTTGCCGGGCAAATGGGCCTCGGAGACGAGCTCGCAGCATTTTCGCGTTCCGGATGGACTAAAATCGCAGCTTCAGGCATAGATCGTGAACTAACCGCAACACCTCGCTTCCATCCGGTAAACGATTGGAATTCCCTATCTGTCTCTCATTTTGACTCGATCTTAGAAGCCTGTAGGAATAACAAGCGGATTCATTTTGAATACCTCCGCAATAAAGCATCTGTTCCGCAATGGCGAACCATGGATCCCTGGGGGATTGTTTCCCACCGAGATCGTCTGTACTTAGTTGGCTTTGATATCGAGCGGCAGGAAAAACGAGTCTTTCGCCTTACCCGTATCATTTCTGTATCAAAACCAGAGGATATCGCACCTGGGGACACGTTCCATTCCTTGCCACCGGAAACAAACTTACAAAAGCTCGTGGAAGAACAATTAAGACAAGGACAAGTGCTGGTTAACGCCACGGTAGAAGTTAAAGAAGGCCACGGGCTTGAGTTCAGTTCACGCGGTACGCTTAATTCTGATGGGAGCTATTCGCTTATCGACGTTGACCGGGATTGGCTTATACGAACCGCTGTAGCCCTGGCTCCTGCGGTAGTAGTTATTGAGCCTCCGGAAGTGGTCTCGGACATAGTTTCTTTACTTTCTTCTGCAGCAGAGGAGGCCTGATGGCTACGTCGAGAAGCAAAAACAGGCGACTGACAGACCTTGTCCGTCTTCTCAACCTCCTACCGTACTTTGAGGCACACCCAGGTCGATCGATGATGGAAGCAGCCACAGATTTGGGACTCCCTCCTAGTCAAGTCCAAGAAGACCTCAGCCGACTTTTCTGCTGTGGTCCAGGGACTTTCCCAGACGAACTTGTTGATCTAGACGCAGAACTACGTTCGGTGACTGTTATAAATAATCAGGGGATGGATTCCCCTCTACGGCTCACACACACCGAAGCAAGTGCTCTTTTGCTTGCGTTAGAAACGCTAGAGCAGGTTCCGGGCTTAGTAAAACGTTCTGCTGTGCTATCAGCGGCCGAAAAAATACGACAGACTATGGGGAAAGAAACCCATGGAATCTTTGATTCAACGTCTTTAGGTAATGACCTTGCGACTGAGCCCAATCTGGAAATAATCCGAGAGTCGATGAGTACTCGCACCCAAATTGAGTTCGATTATTACAACCGTAATCGTGATGAGATGTCCCATCGGGTGGTGAGTGCAAGTCGCATTTTTACGCATGGGGGAGAGACATACCTCACAGCTTGGGAGGAGTCCAGCGAATCTCATCGGACTTTTCGAGTCTCAGCCATGAGCTCTATCTTGGCAACTAACCTCCGAGCGACCCCGCGCTTGGAAAGAGCCACATTTGATGACTCAGATCCATTCAACTTTTCTACTACCTCGGAATTTGCCAAGCTTGAGCTCTCAGCAGAAGCACTGTGGATGGCAGATACCATTCCTTTAAAAATCGAAAAGGCCAACTCAGAGGGATGGTACGAGGGAACGCTCCCTCTGGTTTCCAGGGAATGGGTTATACAATTTGTGCTAAGTAACCTTGATCGGGTGCGCGTGACAGCTCCACGTGACCTTGCTCAAGCAGTACAAGATCGCGCCAAGCTCGCATTGAGCGTGTATGATCCAAAACAAGTAACAAGCAGCAAATAAACGCTGTTTTGGTCCTATGTCACAGTGAGGGGTACGCCATGAATCTTGGTCCTACCGAAATCATCATCATTTTATTCATTGTTATTCTGCTTTTTGGCGCCAAGAAGCTTCCTGACGCCGCTCGTTCGCTTGGCCGTTCTATGCGTATCTTCAAATCTGAGGTCAAAGAAATGAGCAACGATGACCAACGAGCCGAGCAGCAACAGGCACAGCTGATGCAGCAGCCTTACGTCCAGCCACAAAACGGCATTGTTCCTCCGCAGGCTCCCACGGAGTATCCTGCCCAGCAACAACAACAAAATCCCCAGCACGGATAAACGCTTTATTTAACTACCGTGTTTTAAATACAACCTTGTGGTTCCTAACAACCTTTAGAAACCGCAAGGTCACTATTTTACGTTAAGGCAGTAGGCAGGAATCTTAATGAGCTCGCTTGAGGCTTCCCCCCAAGGTGGCGTTGTCCCACGCCGTGGGTTTAAGAAAGTGTTCACAAGGGCAAAGAAACAAAATCATAGTGAGATGTCCCTGGTCGAGCACCTTCAAGAACTACGACGCAGGGTGATCATTTCTGTTTTGGCCGTGATAGTCACAACGATCATTGGTTTCATCTGGTACCAGCACGCTGTTCACCTCCACTGGTTTTCTATCCCATCACTGGGCGATATTCTTCGTGGCCCTTATTGCGATCTACCGCCACAGAAGCGCGCTGATCTCACACATGATGGCACCTGCAGGCTGATAGCAACAGCGCCATTTGAGATGTTCATGTTGCGTCTTAAAGTTGGAGCGCTAGCCGGTTTAGTCTTTGCCTCTCCAATCTGGCTGTATCAGCTCTGGGCCTTTATTACCCCCGGTCTGATGAAGAACGAGCGGCGTTGGACATTTTCTTTTGTCAGCATTGCAGTACTGCTGTTTATCTTCGGAGCGATTCTTGCCTACTTTGTCCTTGACTATGGTCTTGAATTCCTTCTAGGTATCGGCGATGACGTTCAGACTGCTGCGCTATCCGGTGATCGTTACTTCAGCTTTATACTTGCGCTCCTTGCCATGTTCGGGGTGAGTTTTGAGGTTCCACTGATTATCGCGATGCTCAATATTGTTGGGGTTCTCCCGTATGAGGCCATCAAAGATAAACGGCGGATCATCATCGTTGTGCTGTTTGTCTTTGCGGCCTTTATGACTCCGGGACAAGATCCTTTCTCCATGCTTGCCCTCGGAGTATCTCTAAGCTTGCTGGTTGAAATCGCTATGCAATTTGCGAGGATAAACGACAAACGCAGAAAAGTCTCACGACCCAGCTGGATGGATCTTGATGATGAATCAGCATCACCTCTCGATCTTCACGCAGGCGGGGTTGATTCACCTAACCCAGTCGCGGCTTCAGGTCCTGTGTCTGCAACTTCTAATGTCGAAGCAAGCGGTGAGATTAGTTCTCGACCAATCATGCGGCCGGCGCCTCTTAAGCAAACAAAATCCTTAGATTCCGGTACCAACTTCGACGACGTTCTCTAGGGCACAGTAACCTTAAGGCATGACGATTACGCCAGCCCCTCATTCTCATCTCCTAGAGTTCATCTCTCGGCAGAAGTTTCCCCTTGATGATTTCCAGCTTCAAGGATGCCAAGCCGTTGAAGATGACCGTGGAGTTTTAGTATGCGCGCCTACGGGGGCAGGCAAAACTATAGTCGGGGAATTTGCCGTCTCTTTGGCCCTTTCCCGTGGTACTAAGTGTTTTTACACCACGCCAATCAAAGCGCTTAGTAATCAGAAATTTCATGACTTGGTTGAAGTTCATGGCGCAGAAGCCGTTGGCTTGCTCACTGGCGACGTTTCTATCAATCATGATGCAGATGTCCTTGTGATGACCTCTGAAGTTCTCCGAAATATGATCTATGCCCGATCAGAGGCTTTAACCCGGCTTACCCACGTAGTCATGGATGAAATCCATTTCCTGTCTGATAAGTCCCGCGGTGCAGTATGGGAAGAGGCAATTCTTGGTCTTGATGAATCTGTCAAGGTAGTCGGTTTATCTGCCACCGTCAGCAACTCAGAAGAATTCGGTCGCTGGCTGGAAACGGTACGAGGAGACACCGAGGTTATCGTTTCTGAGCACAGGCCAGTTCCGCTGAATCAGTGGATGATGGTGGGACGCCGTATTCATCCGTTGTTTGAACCGGATTCAGGCGGTGAAGTGAATGTTCGACTCGAGGAGCACATCGACCGCATAGAGGGGAAAGAAGCAATTGATCGAGGACGCGACCAGTTCAAGTCCGGAGGCTTCCGTGCTCGCTCATCCGGAAAGTCTCATAGCTCACGTCCAAATCGCCCACAACAAGATCGGTACCGCCCACAAGGACGACCAGAGGTTCTCGATGTTTTGCAAAGTCAAGACATGCTTCCGGCAATCACTTTCATATTTTCCCGTGCTGGATGCGAAGGCGCGCTATATCAATGCATGCGCTCCAGCATCGTGCTCACGGACCAACAAGAAGCAGAAGAAATCGCCCGTATCGTTGATGCTGGGGTAGCGGGGATTCCCGAGGAAGACCTCAAGGTTCTTGATTTCCGCAAGTGGCGGGCTGCGTTGATGCGTGGTTTCGCCGCTCACCATGCTGGAATGCTGCCGGCTTTTAGGCACATCGTTGAAGAGCTTTTTACTAAAGGTCTCGTCCGCGCTGTTTTTGCCACGGAAACCCTCGCACTCGGCATTAATATGCCTGCTCGTACCGTGGTTCTAGAAAAACTGGTCAAATACAATGGTGAGGCACACGTAGACCTCACGCCTGGTCAATATACACAGCTAACGGGTCGTGCAGGCCGTCGTGGCATTGATATTATCGGAAATGCTGTAGTCCAATGGGCTCCCGCAATGGATCCTCGCTCTGTCGCTGGGCTCGCGTCCACTCGAACATATCCACTTATCTCAACCTTTTCACCCGGCTACAACATGTCGGTTAATTTACTTAAAACCATTGGTTTTACCTCGGCGCACCGACTTTTGGAAAAATCTTTCGCTCAATTCCAAGCAGATGGAAGCGTAGTAGACCTCGTGCGGAAAATAGAGCGCTCGGAAACGCGCGTTAAAGATCTTGAATCGCAGCTCAGCAGTCATATATCTGAAGAGAATATTGAGAAATTTT
This genomic window contains:
- the tatC gene encoding twin-arginine translocase subunit TatC, yielding MSSLEASPQGGVVPRRGFKKVFTRAKKQNHSEMSLVEHLQELRRRVIISVLAVIVTTIIGFIWYQHAVHLHWFSIPSLGDILRGPYCDLPPQKRADLTHDGTCRLIATAPFEMFMLRLKVGALAGLVFASPIWLYQLWAFITPGLMKNERRWTFSFVSIAVLLFIFGAILAYFVLDYGLEFLLGIGDDVQTAALSGDRYFSFILALLAMFGVSFEVPLIIAMLNIVGVLPYEAIKDKRRIIIVVLFVFAAFMTPGQDPFSMLALGVSLSLLVEIAMQFARINDKRRKVSRPSWMDLDDESASPLDLHAGGVDSPNPVAASGPVSATSNVEASGEISSRPIMRPAPLKQTKSLDSGTNFDDVL
- a CDS encoding DEAD/DEAH box helicase, with product MTITPAPHSHLLEFISRQKFPLDDFQLQGCQAVEDDRGVLVCAPTGAGKTIVGEFAVSLALSRGTKCFYTTPIKALSNQKFHDLVEVHGAEAVGLLTGDVSINHDADVLVMTSEVLRNMIYARSEALTRLTHVVMDEIHFLSDKSRGAVWEEAILGLDESVKVVGLSATVSNSEEFGRWLETVRGDTEVIVSEHRPVPLNQWMMVGRRIHPLFEPDSGGEVNVRLEEHIDRIEGKEAIDRGRDQFKSGGFRARSSGKSHSSRPNRPQQDRYRPQGRPEVLDVLQSQDMLPAITFIFSRAGCEGALYQCMRSSIVLTDQQEAEEIARIVDAGVAGIPEEDLKVLDFRKWRAALMRGFAAHHAGMLPAFRHIVEELFTKGLVRAVFATETLALGINMPARTVVLEKLVKYNGEAHVDLTPGQYTQLTGRAGRRGIDIIGNAVVQWAPAMDPRSVAGLASTRTYPLISTFSPGYNMSVNLLKTIGFTSAHRLLEKSFAQFQADGSVVDLVRKIERSETRVKDLESQLSSHISEENIEKFLEYITLRRELTDEERRAKRHSFEQREMEVTKVLASLNLGDVIAMPGKKRPLLAVVVQPSNNSSDPKPWVTMESGWSGRVDTAAFPMPPVVVGHMKLSRATITQPRKNSKYVVRQFEKLTYSRPKRLKPQHRNRPTEKITALRARIRSHPAHQWDNREDLARIGEKLARAQKETSQLRTTVETATDTLGKTFDRILGLLGELDYVEFIDAIPRVTEEGENLAKIHNESDLLVAQCLKRGIWDDLDPAELAGVVSMCTFENRKETRGEPEAATESMALAMNNTLRLWDELSVNERRYQLPVTKYPEAGFSLAMHQWTAGAPLGYCLAAAAESGAELTAGDFVRQCRQVIDLLEQIRSTAYSKETRKSARSAIEAIRRGVVAIGN